In Paenibacillus xylanilyticus, the genomic window TGCCAATGCCTAATTCCTGTTCTCCTGATAACCGGAACAACAAGGCAGCATATGCCGACAGAAGCGCGTTATAAATTGACGTTGAGCCATACTTCTGAGTGAGTTCACGGCTCTGTGTTGGCTGCAGCTGTATATGAGCTGATTCATACGAAAATGATTGTTGACGGCGCCCAAAATCCAGTGGAATCTGGAGAACTGGCAACTCAGATTCCACTGTCTGGGAAGATGAAGAGTGATGATCGATCACGTCTATTTTCCTCCTTAATTATAACGTTCGTTTTATCGTTTTTTAGGACTTGCTTACATTAAAGTGAGAGATCAATTCCTGTAATTCCTCGGACATGCTGTTCAAACGGGTAGAAGAATCAACAAGGGTGGACAGGGAAGCTTTCTGGTCATCAACGGAAGCGGCAATACGCTCACTGCTTTCTGCTGTTTTGCTAACGCTGGCAGACAGATCATCTGCGGTAGCAGTCATTTCCTCTGTACTTGCAGAGATTTCTTCTGTCGCACTGGAAACTTCCTGAATCTGATTCGATACTTTCTTCGCAGCTTCCAGAATATCTTCAAACAATTTTCCTGTCTGATCTGCAACGTCAAGTCCGGTATCGACTTCTGCCGTACCTTTTTCCATTGCGCGGACAGCTTGTTTGATCTCGGTTTGAATCTCTTCAATTAATACGGCGATCTGGCTAGTGGATTGTTCGGATTGTTCAGCAAGCTTACGAACTTCACCAGCAACGACGGCAAATCCTCGGCCCTCTTCACCAACACGAGCTGCCTCAATGGATGCATTCAAAGCCAGCAGGTTGGTTTGGCTGGAAATGCCGGAGATGATGTTCAGGATATCTCCGATTTCCTGTGAACGGCTCTCCAGAACCTGGATTGCTGAAGCCGTATTCTTCACGGATTCCGTAATCAGTGTCATTTGCTGAGATACTTGGCGTACAACCGTGTTACCCTGTTGGGAACGGCGTTCCATTTCATAAGCTTCATCAGCTACATTCGCGGAACTGCTGGCAATCGTCTGAATGACAGTCGCCATTTCAGCCATGGCACGGGCGCTATCAATACTTGCCTGTTCCTGTCCACGGATGTTGGAGGTGATTTGCGTTACATTGCTATTGATGGTATCAGCGTTCTCGCTGTTTTTCTCAGATACCTCATACAGCTCTTTGGCTGATTGGTTAACCTCTTGAGAGGTGACTTGCACTTTAACGATAGTGTCATTGATTTTGCGAACCATCGTGTTGAACTTCTCGTTTACAAGTCCGAGGTCGTCTTTTCCTGTCGGAATGTTAACATTCAAATTACCCCGGCTAACGTCATCGATACCTTTGATCAGGTGACGAATTGGGGATAGCGTATTTTTAACTACAAGGTATTGGATAATCAGGAACAACAGAAGGAATGCAACCAGAATGATGATACCGTTTTTAAGCAGTGATTTCAGTCCGGCAGGTACTGCTGTTGCATCTGCATCGACTGCAAAGTAAGAGAAGATTTTGCCGTTGCTGTCCTTGATCGGATAAGCAATAGTTGTCCATGTGCCAAAATCATCTGAATAGAAAGTCGTGAAGGTTGGACGGTCCGTATTAAGCATTTCTTTGAGGGCATTCGCCACAACAACAGGTTGTTCATACATGTCGCCAATATTAACATTATCGCTCTGGAATGCTTCTCTCAGATTGGTTGGCATGGCTACGAGAGAAGTTTCTCTTTTCGTATCTCCGCCAAGCTCTACACCAAAGATATAAGCTTGGGCAATATTCGGGTAGTATTCTTGCATTTCATCAAAATAAGCACGCAACTGGGTTTGCACTTTTCCATCATAACTGCCTTCTGCAATAGCTGCCTCTACGTCGGCTGGGTTGATTCCCTCTGCCCACTTTTTAGTGATTTGTTCTACTTGTCCATGCAGCTGGTCTACGAGAACCGTCTTTTGGAAGTAATAGCTGCTCGCAATAAGTGCTACCCCGATAATAATGATGTTGGTGAATGAAAGTAATAAGTTTTTTGAGAAAAAGGACATGCTTTTCCAACTAAATGATTTCACTAAATTCCACTCCTGATCTTCTTGTAATTAACAAACCTTTTATTTGCTTGCATGAATGCAGCCAATCAAGTCATTTGTTGATCCCCCTCCAGAGCTTATGTATGCGACCATGGTCTTGGGTTCGCAGTCTTAATGCAGAGACTTTTGTACCTCATAATCCATAGGTGTCTAATTATTAAAACACATCTATACTTAATATGTCGTATGAAATGTGGTTAAATTGAATAGTTTCGTTAAAACTTTTTTAATAATTTACATATTTGCGGACATGACACTTAATACATAGGTATTTAGAACTGTTTATTTGGAGGAATTTCCATTTTCTAGTCTCCGTCTTTATTTTATAACAGGCTGATACAAAAAAACACTTTAAAACTTGGAAATGGATCCAAAGATGACAATTAGTGTTAAGAGCAGGAACGGCCCTTTGTCTATGAAGGAGAACGTAGGATGCAAGTTTTCTTATACCATTTTAACTAACCATCAACTTACTTAGCAGGAAATGGCGAAATCCGGGATTTGTCGTTAGATCAAATTTCCTGCTGCATGGCATTCGGCATGGATATACATCGGAAGTGGTTTTATCTATAATAAAGACAGTGTGCATTTTTCAAATCATAAGCAGGCGGGGGTTTATTTTAGATGAATCTGAAAAAAATTGCAGCAGAGCGGGCGGCAGAATACATTCAGGATGGCATGAAGGTTGGACTCGGAACAGGCTCGACGGCATATTTTGCGATATGCAGACTGGGAGAGCGTGTACGCGAGGGGCTGCAAATCCAGGCTGTGGCGACTTCGGAAGCTTCGGACAAGCTGGCTCGCGAGTGGGGAATACCAATCATCCCATTCGACCAGATTGGCAGACTGGATATTACTATTGATGGTGCAGATGAGGTCGATCCTGATTTCAATCTGATCAAGGGCGGGGGCGGAGCACTTTTACGTGAAAAAATTGTGGCGGCTAACAGTGATAAACTCATCATTGTTGCTGATGGCAGCAAGGCGGTTCAACAATTGGGTCAGTTTCCACTGCCGGTAGAAGTAGTTCCTTTTGCATCGGAATGGACCTTCCAGGCGCTGGAGAAGCTGGGCTGCCGACCAGAATGGCGTATGAATGAAGATGAGCGCTACCTTACAGACAACGGAAATCTGATTGCGGATTGCCGGATGGAATCCATCGTCAACGCGGCTGAGCTCAATGTACAACTCAACATGCTGCCAGGCGTAGTCGATAATGGTTTGTTCGTTGACATGGCCGATACGGTGATTCTGGCCAAAGATGACGGTAGTATTGATGAGCGCCATCGTTCCTAAGATCGATCAGATGACTCTAGGATACATGTGTTTGGCTTATTGATTGTAATGATTTGTTCTGAGAAGTGCTGTGTGAGGGATGAAAACGCTGCTTGGCATCGAAGCACAGCCTGAATTTGCAAACAATTGACGGAGGATTATGGAAATGCCGAATACGGAGGACAATCGGGAACTATCTTTGCAATTATTCGTGGTTCTCGCCCGAGCATACAATTCTGTTACATCAAGGTCCAATCGTGACATTCAGAGTCATGGACTGAATACGACAGAATTCGGGGTACTGGATTTGTTATATCACAAGGGCCCACAAGCCTTGCAAAAAATCGGTGAGAAAGTGCTAATGTCCAGCGGGAATATAACCTATGTAGTGGATAAGCTGCAAAACAAGGATTTGCTGTTTAGACGTGCATCCAAGGAAGACCGCCGTGTGATTTACGCGGAGCTGACGGAAAAGGGAAGAAATCTATTCACCCAAATATTCCCTGGGCATCATCAGGTTATCATTGATGCAATGGAAGGTTTAGAGCCAGCCGAAAAAGCGGATGCGATTCGCTTGCTGAAGAAACTAGGACTTGCTGCTGAAGGAAAAACCGACTTGCGTCCATAACGCAGGCCGGTTTTTTTATGTGAAAAAAAAGGGCATGAACTGGCTAGATGACTTGCAGGAATGCTCATAATATAGGAAAATTGTTCTAATATGCAGCTCCGAATGAAATGTTTCTCCTTGGAGTTCATGTATAATATATAATGCATTTCCCGATCAATAGCTGATTGAAATCGAATCGACTCTTATCGTGGATATACATGATGGTTGATACGATTGCACAGCAAGAGGAGGGATAACGTAATGACCCATCAGGAAGCTGGGGAACGCTTGCTGAAAGCAGCAGGTGGGCTGGCTGATAAAATAACGGAGAAGCAGTATACGCTGCAACCTGAGTTGCTTGAGCGTTTTGGTGAAAATGGCAGAATGCGGACTCAACAGGATTCGCAATATAGTTTGAATTATCTGGCTGAGAGCGTTCTGGTTAAGAGTCCTAACCTGTTTACTCATTATATATCTTGGCTCAAAACATTGCTGGCAGGTTATCACGTTTCGGCGGATGATCTGGCCATTAATTTAAATCTAATCAAAGAGACGTTGGAAGAAGAGTTTGATGATGCATCCAAGTCACTTGTTCTAGATTATCTGAAAATGGGAATCTACCAAACCCAGCATCATGAGGTAGCACAAGGATTCGTCAACGAATCTTTTCCCTACGGCCATGCTGCCAAATCTTATTTGCAGGCGCTTCTGGATAGCAGACGCCAAGAAGCTTTTAGCATTGTTGAAGCCGAGCTGGAAAGCGGAGCAAGCATTCGTGATATTTATCGTTATATTTTTCAACCCACTCAATATGAAATAGGCCGCATGTGGCAGCTTAGCCAGATTAGTGTCGCTCAGGAGCACTTCTGTACGGCAGCCACGCAGGCTATTATCTCGCGGCTGTATCCCCGCTGGTTGATCCATGAGCCGCAGCAGAAAAAGCTGGTTGCAGCCTGTGTAGGCAGTGAGCAGCATGAGATCGGTTTGCGTATGCTTGCTGACGTGTTTGAGATGGAAGGTTGGGATACGTATTATTTGGGGGCAAATGTTCCGAATGGCAGCCTGCTTGAGGCGATCGAGCGTCATCAGGGTGATGTGGTTGCTATTTCAGTAACGATGACATTTCATCTTCATCTTGCCAAAGAACTTATCCAAATGATTCGTAATCACCCGGCTACCTCGCATGTGAAAATCATGGTAGGAGGTTATCCATTCAACATTGATCGGGAGTTATGGAGGACCGTTGGGGCAGATGGTTATGCTCCCGGAGCTGATGAGGCTGTTGCCGTTGCAGAACGTCTGCTGGCTCAGCAATCTGCCAACTGCAACGTTGGTATGATTCGCGAATAGAGAGGAATGACGCAATGTCTAATGAAGCTGGCGAGATCGAAAAGCTGCGTAAAACGATTGAGCATTTATCTGATCAGATTATTCGCAGTAAGGAACAGGAAGAGCGAATTCTTAGTGAATTCTCCGAAATGAACAACGAACTGGTGACGCTACAGCGTCTGCTTGCTAAAAATAACGTAAGTCTGGATGCCGCTCGAAAAGAAGCCGTATCCGCAGGGGAATCCAAGAGTTCATTTATAGCCGTAATCAGCCATGATTTCCGTACACCCTTAAATGGAATATTAGGCATGGCTGAACTTCTGCAGCATTCTCCCTTGTCCGAAGAGCAGCAGCATTCGGTTCAAGTGATTCAAGAAGCAGCGAGACTTCTGCTGAAGCTGATTCAGGACCTTCTGGACTTTTCCAAACTGGAAGCAGGTCAGATGCGTCTTGAAATGGGAGATGTCGAACTGGAGCCTACGTTTAACTACATCGTTCGTTTGCTGGAGCCCAAGGTGATCCAAAATGGGAACAAACTGGCCGTGGAATGTGATCCCCGAATTTCGGGGGTTCTTGAGGGAGACTCCACACGAATTACACAGGTTTTGATGAACCTGATTCAAAATGCCAACAAATTTACAAAAGATGGATCAATACGCATTCAAGTTGCCCTGGTTCGGGAAGATGAGAACACCCAATGGATCCGGTTTGAGGTGAAGGATACGGGAATCGGAATTGCTGAAGAAGATCAGGAAACCTTGTTCCAACCCTACGTTCAAACGGAAAAAGGCCGTTCCAAGGAATACGAAGGAACAGGCCTGGGGTTATCCATATGCCAGTCTCTTGTGAGGTTAATGGGCGGTCAGATTGGAGTCATTAGTCAAGAGGGCCAGGGCTCGACATTCTGGTTTGAAATTCCAATGGGACGCAAGACAGAACCGGTAAAAGCCACAGTTCCGACGGGACAAGATACATTGCATGACTCTGGCGCTTTGCTACAGGAACCCTATTCTCGACCAATCCTGCTCGCAGATGATAATCTGATTAACCGCCAGGTTGTTTTGATGCAGCTTAAGAAACTTGGGATCACCGAGGTCGATTCGGTATGCAACGGAGAAGAGGCTGTTGCGGCCTTTCTAAGCAAGAGGTATGGAATCATACTAATGGATAACATGATGCCGGTTATGGATGGACTTGAGGCAGCACGCAAAATAAGAGCCATGGAGCAGGATGAAATGCGTCATCCCATTCCAATTATTGCAATGACAGGCAACGTCATGGACGACGAGAAAGAAAAATGTTTTGAAGCTGGAATGAATGATTTCATTGGCAAGCCGTTTACACTGGAATCCTTAAAAAACGTCATTCAAAAATGGCAGCATCCCTCGGATCCTCGGGAAGTGCTGAATATGAGCATAGTCAAAGAGATTGGCGAATTGAACAGCGACGGTGAACAGTCGATCCTTGAAATGCTGCTGGACATGTATCGTAACGAAACACCTGGTAAAATTGAAGTGCTTCGGAGATACGTTGTCTCCGGAGACCATATTGCAGCTGCGGAATGTGCCCATGATCTGAAATCCAGCAGCTTGAGTCTAGGAATAGAATACTGTTCGACACTTTTTGCAAGGATTGAACAGCTCGCTAAAACTGGTCAGGTGAGGAAGGCTGAGCCATTGCTGGGTGAATTGATACCCGCATACCAGGAAGCCTGTGAAGCTTTGGAGAAGGTAATCATTTAAAGGGTTTGCTGTCTTAACGAATTAGGTTAGGGCAGCAAGCCTGTTTTTTCGCCTGAAAACGAGTGTACATAAGAACATGTATCCTTAACTGTGTTAGGGGTAGAAGATCTTGAGAGGGAGAGAGAAGCATACATGTTAATATACGGGATTCCCGCACTTATTCTGGT contains:
- a CDS encoding methyl-accepting chemotaxis protein; this translates as MSFFSKNLLLSFTNIIIIGVALIASSYYFQKTVLVDQLHGQVEQITKKWAEGINPADVEAAIAEGSYDGKVQTQLRAYFDEMQEYYPNIAQAYIFGVELGGDTKRETSLVAMPTNLREAFQSDNVNIGDMYEQPVVVANALKEMLNTDRPTFTTFYSDDFGTWTTIAYPIKDSNGKIFSYFAVDADATAVPAGLKSLLKNGIIILVAFLLLFLIIQYLVVKNTLSPIRHLIKGIDDVSRGNLNVNIPTGKDDLGLVNEKFNTMVRKINDTIVKVQVTSQEVNQSAKELYEVSEKNSENADTINSNVTQITSNIRGQEQASIDSARAMAEMATVIQTIASSSANVADEAYEMERRSQQGNTVVRQVSQQMTLITESVKNTASAIQVLESRSQEIGDILNIISGISSQTNLLALNASIEAARVGEEGRGFAVVAGEVRKLAEQSEQSTSQIAVLIEEIQTEIKQAVRAMEKGTAEVDTGLDVADQTGKLFEDILEAAKKVSNQIQEVSSATEEISASTEEMTATADDLSASVSKTAESSERIAASVDDQKASLSTLVDSSTRLNSMSEELQELISHFNVSKS
- a CDS encoding MarR family winged helix-turn-helix transcriptional regulator, giving the protein MPNTEDNRELSLQLFVVLARAYNSVTSRSNRDIQSHGLNTTEFGVLDLLYHKGPQALQKIGEKVLMSSGNITYVVDKLQNKDLLFRRASKEDRRVIYAELTEKGRNLFTQIFPGHHQVIIDAMEGLEPAEKADAIRLLKKLGLAAEGKTDLRP
- the rpiA gene encoding ribose-5-phosphate isomerase RpiA — translated: MNLKKIAAERAAEYIQDGMKVGLGTGSTAYFAICRLGERVREGLQIQAVATSEASDKLAREWGIPIIPFDQIGRLDITIDGADEVDPDFNLIKGGGGALLREKIVAANSDKLIIVADGSKAVQQLGQFPLPVEVVPFASEWTFQALEKLGCRPEWRMNEDERYLTDNGNLIADCRMESIVNAAELNVQLNMLPGVVDNGLFVDMADTVILAKDDGSIDERHRS
- a CDS encoding hybrid sensor histidine kinase/response regulator, yielding MSNEAGEIEKLRKTIEHLSDQIIRSKEQEERILSEFSEMNNELVTLQRLLAKNNVSLDAARKEAVSAGESKSSFIAVISHDFRTPLNGILGMAELLQHSPLSEEQQHSVQVIQEAARLLLKLIQDLLDFSKLEAGQMRLEMGDVELEPTFNYIVRLLEPKVIQNGNKLAVECDPRISGVLEGDSTRITQVLMNLIQNANKFTKDGSIRIQVALVREDENTQWIRFEVKDTGIGIAEEDQETLFQPYVQTEKGRSKEYEGTGLGLSICQSLVRLMGGQIGVISQEGQGSTFWFEIPMGRKTEPVKATVPTGQDTLHDSGALLQEPYSRPILLADDNLINRQVVLMQLKKLGITEVDSVCNGEEAVAAFLSKRYGIILMDNMMPVMDGLEAARKIRAMEQDEMRHPIPIIAMTGNVMDDEKEKCFEAGMNDFIGKPFTLESLKNVIQKWQHPSDPREVLNMSIVKEIGELNSDGEQSILEMLLDMYRNETPGKIEVLRRYVVSGDHIAAAECAHDLKSSSLSLGIEYCSTLFARIEQLAKTGQVRKAEPLLGELIPAYQEACEALEKVII
- a CDS encoding cobalamin B12-binding domain-containing protein; the protein is MTHQEAGERLLKAAGGLADKITEKQYTLQPELLERFGENGRMRTQQDSQYSLNYLAESVLVKSPNLFTHYISWLKTLLAGYHVSADDLAINLNLIKETLEEEFDDASKSLVLDYLKMGIYQTQHHEVAQGFVNESFPYGHAAKSYLQALLDSRRQEAFSIVEAELESGASIRDIYRYIFQPTQYEIGRMWQLSQISVAQEHFCTAATQAIISRLYPRWLIHEPQQKKLVAACVGSEQHEIGLRMLADVFEMEGWDTYYLGANVPNGSLLEAIERHQGDVVAISVTMTFHLHLAKELIQMIRNHPATSHVKIMVGGYPFNIDRELWRTVGADGYAPGADEAVAVAERLLAQQSANCNVGMIRE